One genomic region from Vibrio cyclitrophicus encodes:
- a CDS encoding HNH endonuclease, producing MRPVNRGAVPQKDGVDKIYSTYQKARGDLIKRIGEYCSYCEMQLDTNLAVEHVLPKKPKGSGAIIQERLLDWDNFLLACTNCNSHKGNANIVLADFVWPDTHNTFKALTYKEGGIVEVAGSINSPTREKIDALIELVGLKKRPSLDHEASDRRWNKRRVVWDKALRARDRLQSCDSEEMREQIIEHAEDSGFWSVWMTVFQQDPDMLRRLLYTNLYKGTATEYFDHNGAALVRVASEV from the coding sequence ATGAGACCAGTAAACCGCGGAGCGGTCCCCCAGAAAGATGGCGTCGATAAGATATACAGCACATACCAAAAAGCTAGAGGTGACTTGATCAAGCGGATTGGTGAGTACTGCTCATATTGTGAAATGCAGTTAGACACCAATCTAGCTGTTGAGCATGTTTTGCCAAAAAAACCAAAAGGTTCCGGTGCTATTATTCAAGAAAGACTACTTGATTGGGATAATTTCTTATTAGCATGTACAAATTGCAATTCACATAAAGGCAACGCAAATATCGTTCTTGCTGATTTTGTTTGGCCAGATACTCACAATACTTTTAAAGCTCTGACTTATAAAGAAGGTGGTATTGTCGAAGTAGCTGGCTCAATCAATTCTCCAACCAGAGAAAAAATTGATGCTCTCATAGAACTAGTAGGGCTCAAAAAACGTCCATCCCTAGATCATGAAGCAAGTGATCGCCGTTGGAATAAAAGAAGAGTTGTATGGGACAAAGCTCTTAGAGCACGAGATCGTCTACAATCGTGCGATAGTGAAGAAATGCGTGAGCAAATCATCGAACACGCAGAGGATAGTGGTTTTTGGAGCGTTTGGATGACGGTTTTTCAGCAAGATCCAGATATGCTAAGAAGGTTGCTATACACAAACCTTTATAAAGGAACAGCTACTGAGTATTTTGACCATAATGGCGCGGCTCTCGTTCGAGTGGCTTCAGAGGTATAA
- a CDS encoding AAA family ATPase has protein sequence MKIHELRLKNYRKFVDARFCFNTQTNVTVLIGDNATGKSAILNALSIMMGSYLLDFKVPQAARHIRKDEVRIAQIKSGEIISLEPQWADGIEVSCVGSLSEATSKDNSLSKPFTWSRSLTSEGGKTTRINAKKISKAGRDARVKVENGDSIVLPVLSYYGTGRLWHKKQDIKISKPDSRTVGYRDCLDPASNHRLFYKWFSRLEQASIQKSKKFNVLESVRSAVKTCIPDCDSFYFDIELQQLMVEFKDGRLYSFDNLSDGYRNLLAIVADIAHRAARLNPHLGSDAAKSSPGIVLIDEIDLHLHPKWQREIITSLRSAFPSIQFIVSTHSPFIIQSLKRGEVIDLNNGECLPVDFELDSNNDEVVSIAKPSPKNTYSERSIEDIVEDVMGVGIPSRSARLERMYEVAKKYYQVLERSDSATPEEKELLKAELDELSAPFSESGDIAYYAFLEMERLAKGLGKSNKNK, from the coding sequence ATGAAAATTCATGAACTACGCCTTAAAAATTATAGAAAATTTGTTGATGCACGATTTTGCTTCAACACTCAAACGAATGTGACTGTACTTATTGGTGATAACGCTACAGGTAAGTCCGCCATCCTCAATGCACTTTCCATCATGATGGGTAGCTACTTACTCGACTTCAAAGTCCCACAAGCAGCAAGGCACATTAGAAAAGACGAAGTTAGAATTGCACAAATCAAATCAGGAGAAATCATTAGCTTAGAGCCACAATGGGCTGATGGTATTGAGGTGTCATGTGTTGGTTCATTATCTGAAGCTACTTCAAAAGATAATTCTCTAAGTAAACCATTTACTTGGTCAAGATCACTAACGTCTGAAGGTGGAAAAACAACCAGAATCAATGCGAAGAAGATCTCCAAAGCAGGACGAGATGCTCGTGTAAAAGTTGAAAATGGTGACTCAATAGTCCTTCCAGTACTATCCTACTATGGGACAGGAAGGCTATGGCATAAAAAGCAGGACATAAAAATATCAAAACCAGACTCTAGAACGGTAGGTTATCGTGATTGCTTAGATCCTGCATCCAATCATCGACTTTTTTATAAATGGTTCAGCCGATTAGAACAAGCCAGCATCCAGAAAAGTAAAAAATTCAATGTATTAGAATCAGTTAGATCTGCTGTAAAGACATGTATACCTGACTGTGATAGCTTTTATTTTGATATAGAACTTCAGCAATTGATGGTTGAGTTTAAAGACGGGCGACTATATAGCTTTGACAACCTAAGTGACGGCTATCGAAACCTGTTAGCTATCGTAGCAGATATAGCTCATCGAGCAGCAAGGCTAAATCCTCATTTGGGTTCTGACGCTGCTAAATCAAGCCCAGGAATTGTCCTTATAGACGAAATAGATCTGCACCTACATCCAAAGTGGCAACGAGAGATTATCACTTCTCTAAGAAGTGCATTTCCAAGTATTCAATTTATAGTGTCCACCCATTCTCCATTTATAATTCAGTCCCTAAAAAGAGGGGAAGTTATCGACTTAAATAATGGTGAGTGCTTACCTGTAGATTTTGAGCTAGACAGTAACAATGATGAAGTAGTAAGCATAGCTAAGCCCTCACCAAAAAATACCTACAGTGAGCGTAGTATCGAAGATATCGTTGAAGATGTAATGGGGGTAGGTATACCTTCAAGAAGTGCACGTTTAGAAAGAATGTATGAAGTAGCTAAGAAGTACTATCAAGTTCTAGAGCGCAGCGATTCTGCAACACCAGAAGAAAAAGAATTACTTAAAGCAGAATTAGATGAGTTAAGCGCTCCTTTTAGTGAAAGTGGAGACATCGCATACTATGCATTTTTAGAAATGGAGCGGCTCGCTAAAGGCTTAGGTAAGTCGAATAAAAATAAATGA